CGGAATGCCGCGGCTGGAATCGCCTTCGCGGTACAGCTTCTCGCCGGTGCTGGCGAGCTTGGCGTCGGCCACGCCGGGCAGGCGCTTCTGCTGCGAGAAGTACGCGCCGATGTCGTGCATGTCCTGCGGCGCCAGCGTGGAAGCCATGCCTTGCATGATCGCGTTCTGCCGCGTGCCGCTCTTGAAGCGCATCAGCTGGGTGACGATGTATTGCTCGCTCTGGCCCGCGAGCTTGGGATATTGCGCATCGCTGGAATTGCCGTCCATGCCGTGGCAGGCGCCGCACGCGGCGGCCTTGGCCTGGCCCGCGGTGGCATCGCCCGGCTTGGTCGCGACGGCTTCGAGTTTCGCGAATTCGGCTTCGGCGGCTTTCGCGGCATCTCCCGCGCTTGCGGCGCTGGCCGGTGCGGCGGCAGTTGAACTGCTGGCAGGCGCCGAAGCGGCGGGCGCGGACGCTGCGGGTTTCGATTCGACCTTCGCGTGCTTGGCCGGCGGCGCCGACAGCGCGAGCGGCGCCGTGGCGGCGAGCATGACAAGGACAGCTGCGATGCGCCGGAAACCCATAGAATCCTCTCTCCCGTTGGATGTTGAGCACCGGTGCAACGAGCCGGCGCGAACCGCGGGATTATCACCGCGGGGCTAAACATGCGTCAAACACGTGTTTCCCACATCCCTGTGTCTGGGTCCCGGCTCATCCATGGCCGGGATGACGATCTTCTGCGCGGCGCCGCGTTCGTGCTGGCCGCGCATCGCATCGACCAGTTGCCGCAGGACACCGGCGCGGAAGTGGCATTCGCGGGACGTTCCAA
The genomic region above belongs to Rhodanobacteraceae bacterium and contains:
- a CDS encoding Cytochrome c4 translates to MGFRRIAAVLVMLAATAPLALSAPPAKHAKVESKPAASAPAASAPASSSTAAAPASAASAGDAAKAAEAEFAKLEAVATKPGDATAGQAKAAACGACHGMDGNSSDAQYPKLAGQSEQYIVTQLMRFKSGTRQNAIMQGMASTLAPQDMHDIGAYFSQQKRLPGVADAKLASTGEKLYREGDSSRGIPACMACHGPDGAGNPGWRVPNIGGQHADYIQAQLKAWHDGTTWGSDTHATIMPSIAQHLTEQDISAVSSYVEGLHPAAAPKANAKSDAID